The Papaver somniferum cultivar HN1 unplaced genomic scaffold, ASM357369v1 unplaced-scaffold_18, whole genome shotgun sequence genome includes a window with the following:
- the LOC113338013 gene encoding F-box protein At3g07870-like → MENLNDDMRLEIFSRLPPLQLLKCKLVCKNWENLLSLQKVGLLFLIEPSLRDRNLQLHFGDYEEIFSMSRSSGEEFTYQNLTKINHPAINKRSCVLVDMMIGACNGLVCFCIPHNKIDDPVYICNPITTEYINLPRLLNHKNGYVKSGFGYHPLIDKYKVIRIHYPRSHDSQGVPITLGSVEVYTLGSGTGWRSIGEVTYDFSRSGVLANGSLYWLDYKQKRIVAFDLADEEFRWLPTLPPCFNGNKKATYHVKVLGGDLCLVHSEPYEPIDIWSFKNKEKKTDVHGDKEERYQSWSWSLEFRIPCSLLHTKHYLYEPFALTKKHQVLLWIHDSAIYCYDKKTESLNEVVGEDQNRMGLFQGIPHMNSLISMKALGEKFKSRTHQKKEKKNRERIR, encoded by the coding sequence ATGGAGAATCTTAATGATGATATGAGATTAGAAATCTTTTCACGTCTTCCTCCCTTGCAACTTTTGAAGTGCAAACTTGTTTGCAAAAATTGGGAGAATCTTCTCTCGCTTCAAAAAGTGGGTCTTCTTTTCTTGATTGAACCATCTCTCCGTGACAGAAACCTACAGCTTCACTTTGGAGATTATGAGGAAATTTTTAGCATGAGCCGCTCCAGTGGGGAGGAGTTTACATATCAAAACCTTACAAAGATCAATCATCCGGCCATTAATAAGCGATCATGCGTGTTAGTGGATATGATGATTGGTGCTTGCAATGGTTTGGTTTGCTTTTGTATACCCCATAACAAAATCGATGATCCTGTCTACATCTGCAATCCTATCACTACCGAATATATTAACCTTCCCCGGTTATTAAATCATAAGAATGGTTATGTAAAGAGTGGATTTGGCTACCATCCTTTGATTGACAAGTACAAGGTCATTCGAATCCATTATCCAAGATCACATGATTCTCAAGGAGTCCCAATCACCCTAGGATCCGTCGAGGTATATACACTTGGGAGCGGTACTGGATGGAGAAGCATAGGAGAAGTCACCTATGACTTCTCAAGGAGTGGTGTCCTTGCGAATGGATCACTCTATTGGCTAGACTACAAGCAGAAAAGAATAGTGGCTTTTGATTTGGCAGATGAAGAGTTTCGATGGCTCCCAACGTTACCACCATGTTTCAACGGTAACAAAAAGGCCACATACCACGTCAAGGTGTTGGGAGGGGATTTATGTCTTGTTCATTCAGAGCCCTATGAGCCTATAGACATATGGTCATTCAAAAATAAGGAGAAAAAAACGGATGTCCACGGTGATAAAGAAGAGAGGTACCAATCTTGGAGTTGGAGTCTGGAGTTTCGTATACCATGTTCACTCCTCCACACGAAGCATTATTTGTACGAACCTTTCGCTCTCACGAAGAAGCAccaggttttgttgtggatacaTGATTCAGCTATTTATTGTTATGACAAGAAAACCGAAAGCTTAAATGAAGTTGTGGGAGAAGATCAAAATAGGATGGGTTTGTTTCAAGGAATCCCACACATGAACAGCCTTATTTCGATGAAAGCTCTAGGTGAAAAGTTTAAGAGTAGAACAcatcaaaagaaggaaaaaaagaatcgAGAAAGGATAAGATAA
- the LOC113338014 gene encoding uncharacterized protein LOC113338014 yields MASGSSHNLLFLSLIILSLTIGAYARPGVHFHPCKTFFISSFTISTFKPTQFENPNFPNQNPTDFVTIFTEINRFNPHHHQLQQPQLPDLPQQPFEIFVQRQPDFEFSRRIPRIHRRFHNHNHKSFDETFGVSSLRERTKDILSVVMALLFGAGCGALTAATMYLAWSLITNRYEFVRSEESDDDDSDFEYESPKKMGYVKISSDSAPVQAVQVPAPKEVL; encoded by the coding sequence atgGCGTCTGGTTCTTCTCACAATCTCCTCTTCCTTTCTCTCATCATCCTATCTCTCACAATCGGAGCTTATGCAAGACCAGGCGTTCATTTCCATCCTTGCAAAACCTTTTTCATCTcatccttcacaatctcaacattcAAACCCACccaattcgaaaaccctaatttcccaaATCAAAACCCAACAGATTTCGTAACAATCTTCACTGAAATCAATCGATTCAATCCTCACCACCACCAATTACAACAACCGCAATTACCAGATTTACCTCAACAGCCATTCGAGATCTTCGTTCAGCGTCAACCAGATTTTGAGTTTTCTAGAAGAATTCCAAGAATTCACCGTAGATTCCATAACCACAACCATAAAAGTTTTGATGAAACGTTTGGTGTGAGTTCTCTTCGTGAGAGGACTAAGGATATTCTTAGCGTTGTGATGGCTCTTCTTTTTGGAGCTGGTTGTGGTGCTTTGACGGCTGCTACTATGTATTTGGCTTGGTCTTTGATTACAAACAGGTATGAATTTGTTAGATCTGAagaaagtgatgatgatgatagtgaTTTTGAATATGAAAGTCCTAAGAAGATGGGTTATGTTAAGATCTCTTCAGATTCGGCTCCTGTTCAAGCAGTTCAGGTTCCTGCGCCTAAAGAAGTGTTGTAA